The following coding sequences are from one Candidatus Bathyarchaeota archaeon window:
- a CDS encoding MarR family transcriptional regulator gives MINTVFIILPAIFFAITVGFAIEYYRHLSKVKLEYEKAKTTFNDIILSFSRELKRTIENVETLVYKVEAASAKSSEATNRVEALEGKIKAIENKVKEMSGDLDKVLARLNEVEKQTRDVVTSQNELATKIFMLEEKAKQTQALPELGVVTAIPIRKERALAYLTETELAVLEMLATEGPKTAPEIKERIKLSREHTARLMKKLYEEGYLERDSSKIPFKYSVKKEMEKLLRKTEAEST, from the coding sequence GTGATTAATACTGTTTTTATTATTCTTCCAGCTATCTTCTTCGCTATAACAGTAGGTTTTGCCATTGAGTATTATCGACATCTTAGCAAGGTTAAGTTAGAGTATGAAAAAGCAAAGACAACTTTTAATGACATAATTTTAAGTTTCAGTAGGGAACTTAAACGCACAATTGAAAATGTGGAAACTCTTGTTTACAAGGTAGAAGCAGCTTCGGCGAAAAGCAGCGAAGCAACCAATAGAGTCGAAGCTTTAGAGGGAAAAATCAAGGCGATAGAAAATAAAGTTAAGGAAATGTCTGGAGACTTAGATAAAGTTTTAGCTCGTTTAAATGAAGTAGAGAAGCAAACACGTGATGTTGTTACATCACAGAATGAGTTAGCCACAAAAATCTTTATGCTCGAAGAGAAAGCAAAGCAGACTCAAGCCCTTCCTGAGTTAGGGGTTGTCACGGCCATACCTATAAGGAAGGAAAGAGCACTGGCATACTTGACTGAAACGGAACTTGCAGTATTGGAAATGTTAGCAACAGAAGGGCCAAAAACAGCTCCGGAAATTAAAGAGCGAATTAAGCTCAGTAGAGAGCATACTGCAAGGTTGATGAAAAAGCTCTATGAAGAAGGCTATTTGGAAAGGGACTCAAGCAAAATACCATTTAAATATAGTGTAAAAAAGGAGATGGAAAAACTCCTAAGGAAAACCGAGGCAGAATCTACCTAA
- a CDS encoding ORC1-type DNA replication protein — MSNSNILDEVFSKFLNNMGIFKDREVLRHDYLPERLPHREEQIKRLGETVAPVLKGARCSNIFVYGKTGTGKTAVTKYVLTRLEAKAKEFGSFVSFCYVNCRLAGTEYRVLASLCNSIQLQVPFTGLSVGEVFERFKNSLNREKRIMIIALDEVDALVKSRSDTLLYELTRINEALSQSKVSIIGISNDLRLKEFLDPRVLSSLSEEEIVFRPYNASELRTILAERAQMAFREGALNEGALSLCAALAAAEHGDARRALDLLRVAGEVAERNGAKMVTEEHVREAEKLIEHNRVIEALANLTLHSKLVMLSIFHLVRANGYKAITGEIYEVYNELCGELGVTPLTQRRVSALVNELDALGLLNAQVTSMGRYGRTKKIRLEVTRGLIREAFSDDVRLGRLIDYEPKCLSQNIHGKN, encoded by the coding sequence ATGAGCAATTCAAATATTCTCGATGAAGTATTCAGCAAGTTTCTTAATAATATGGGAATTTTTAAAGATCGAGAAGTTCTTCGTCACGATTACCTACCTGAGAGATTACCTCATCGTGAAGAGCAAATAAAACGTCTCGGTGAAACCGTGGCGCCTGTTTTGAAGGGTGCAAGGTGTTCTAACATTTTCGTTTATGGAAAAACTGGAACCGGCAAAACTGCCGTTACTAAATATGTCTTAACAAGATTAGAGGCAAAAGCAAAGGAATTCGGTTCTTTTGTAAGCTTTTGTTATGTTAATTGTCGTTTGGCTGGAACAGAGTATCGGGTCTTGGCAAGCCTTTGTAATAGTATTCAACTTCAAGTGCCTTTTACCGGGCTGTCTGTTGGTGAAGTATTTGAAAGGTTTAAGAATAGTTTAAACAGGGAGAAAAGAATAATGATTATAGCTCTAGACGAAGTGGATGCCTTAGTTAAATCGAGAAGCGACACCCTCTTGTATGAGTTAACTAGAATTAACGAAGCATTATCGCAAAGTAAAGTTTCTATAATTGGGATATCAAACGATTTGCGCCTTAAAGAGTTTCTTGATCCACGGGTTTTGAGCTCTCTTAGTGAGGAGGAAATCGTTTTTAGGCCGTATAATGCTAGTGAACTTAGGACAATTTTGGCTGAACGGGCGCAAATGGCTTTCCGTGAGGGTGCCTTAAATGAAGGTGCCTTAAGTCTTTGTGCAGCTTTAGCTGCGGCAGAACATGGTGACGCGCGAAGGGCTTTGGATTTGCTTAGGGTTGCAGGGGAGGTTGCGGAGCGAAACGGTGCAAAAATGGTTACTGAGGAACATGTGCGGGAGGCTGAAAAACTTATAGAACATAATCGTGTTATAGAGGCTCTTGCGAATCTTACATTACATTCAAAGCTTGTTATGTTAAGTATATTTCATTTAGTTAGGGCAAATGGTTACAAGGCGATTACTGGTGAAATATACGAAGTTTACAATGAACTTTGTGGAGAATTAGGTGTTACTCCCTTAACCCAGCGGAGAGTTAGCGCGTTAGTCAACGAGCTCGACGCCCTAGGGTTGCTGAACGCTCAAGTTACTAGTATGGGAAGGTATGGCAGGACAAAGAAAATTCGACTTGAGGTGACTCGAGGGCTTATCAGAGAAGCTTTTTCCGATGACGTTAGACTTGGGCGTCTGATTGACTATGAGCCAAAATGCCTTTCACAAAACATTCACGGCAAAAATTAA